The genomic DNA CGCGGGGGGTGAGTCCGACGACGTCGAGGACCGCGACGGGCATGGGGGTCTCCTACTGGGCGCGGACGGGTGCTTCGGTGAGGCCCAGCCGCAGCAGTTCGCGGCGGGTCCAGGCGAGTTCGGCGGCGATCCCGGCGGCGAGGGCGCCGGGCGTGGTCGGCGGGTCGGGCAGGACGGACCAGGTGTAGGTCTCCACCTCGACGTGGCGGGTGGCGGGCACGTCGGCGGCGAGCATGGCGGCGAGGGCGCGCCGCAGCTCGGGCCGGGTGGAGGTGAGCGGCGGCGCGGGGTCGGCGTGCACGGGGACGTGGAAGTGGGTGCGCCACGGGCCGTCCCCGCTCAGCGCGGTCGGTCCGGCGAGCGCGTCGGGAAGGTCGTCGGCGCGCGCCGGGCGCCCGGTCCGGTGGGCCTGGCGGGTCTGGTGGAGGAACCGCGGTTCGACGAAGCCGGCCAGGGCCGCCCGGGTGGTCGGGTCGGCCGGGGCCTCGGCGTGCAGGGCGCAGGAGACCTGCGTCTTGACGACCGGGATCCCGGCGCGGCCCAGCTCGGCCAGCGCCTCGACCGGGTCCTCGAAGGCGACGGCGAGGTGGCAGACGTCCAGGCAGACGCCGAAGTGGTGCGGGTCGAGGTCGGAGAGGTGGTGGACGGCCTCCCCGGCGGTCTCGACGAGGCATCCGGGCTCGGGTTCGAACGCGATCCGGATCGTCCGCCCGGTCTCCTCGCGCACCTCGACGAGGGCGCGTTCGAGGTCGTCGAGGTGGCGCCGGGCGCGGCTGAGCTGCCCGGCCGTCCATCCGTCGGCCCAGCCGAAGGGCAGGGTGGAGATGCTGCCGGCGGCGACGTCGTCGGGCAGCAGCAGC from Kitasatospora terrestris includes the following:
- the eboE gene encoding metabolite traffic protein EboE encodes the protein MRLHHRGGDVVHLGYCTNVHPAEDLAGILHQLDTYAVPVRELLDEPVLGVGLWLARPVAALLAADPRATGRLRGELAARGLEVVTLNGFPYQGFHRPTVKHAVYRPDWSTPERLHHTADLARILALLLPDDVAAGSISTLPFGWADGWTAGQLSRARRHLDDLERALVEVREETGRTIRIAFEPEPGCLVETAGEAVHHLSDLDPHHFGVCLDVCHLAVAFEDPVEALAELGRAGIPVVKTQVSCALHAEAPADPTTRAALAGFVEPRFLHQTRQAHRTGRPARADDLPDALAGPTALSGDGPWRTHFHVPVHADPAPPLTSTRPELRRALAAMLAADVPATRHVEVETYTWSVLPDPPTTPGALAAGIAAELAWTRRELLRLGLTEAPVRAQ